From Pantoea vagans:
GCCAGCGGATTGGTAAACAGCGCCTGCATCACCACGCCGCATACCGCCAGCGACGCCCCCACCAGGACGACCGCCAGACTGCGGGGCAGCCGCAACTGCCAGACAAAGAGCTGTCCGCTATCGCTGAACCACGCAGAGGGCGCGATCCAGCTGTCCCCGGCACAGAGGCTGAGACAGAGCAGTGCAGAGAGCATAAGGGCGAGCGCAATCAGCCATTTCTGGCCGCGTTGATCGGCCTGGCGCGCGAACGTATCGAGCAGAGACATAAGCGGGATTAGCTGGGAAAACAGTGATTTGATTGTAGAGGGATTGGTGAAAAAAGAAAGGCTGATGAGGCGGTCTGCACCGGGATGACGTGAACATTAACGAGCACAGGAAGCAGAATCCCTGTTTAACAGAACCATGAAAAAAGGCCGCTTTCGCGGCCTTTTTGAAACGCTGAAATTCAGTCAGTCTCTTTGGGTGTAGCGTTCTCTACGCGGCTTTTCAGCTTCTGTCCTGGACGGAACGTTACTACGCGACGCGCAGTAATCGGAATATCTTCACCCGTTTTCGGGTTTCTGCCAGGACGCTGGTTCTTGTCACGCAGGTCAAAATTACCAAACCCAGACAGTTTTACCTGTTCTCCATTTTCCAAAGCGCGACGTACCTCTTCGAAAAACAGCTCTACTAACTCTTTGGCATCGCGTTTGCTCAGCCCGAGTTTCTCAAACAGGTACTCTGACATCTCAGCTTTTGTAAGCGCCATAGGTTCAATCCCTCAAGGTTGCCTGGAATCGCTCTTTTAATGCCGCAACGCATTTGCCAACGGTCGCGGCAATCTCCTCTTCTTCGAGTGTCCGGCTGGTATCCTGCAAAATCAGGCTGATTGCGAGGCTCTTGTAGCCCTCAGAAACGCCCTTACCGCGGTACACGTCAAACAAGTTTACGCCAACTACCTGATTTACGCCAACTTTCTTACACTCCGCAATGATATCTGCTGCAGGGACGTTTTCAGCCACTACAACGGCAATATCACGGCGGTTCGCCGGGAAGCGAGAAATCTCGCGCGCGTCAGGCAGGACGCGGTCTGCGACCTTATTCCAAAGCAGTTCAAAGACTAAGGTGCGGCCATTGAGATCAAGCTTACGTTCCAGCTCAGGATGTACAACGCCGATAAAT
This genomic window contains:
- the ihfA gene encoding integration host factor subunit alpha encodes the protein MALTKAEMSEYLFEKLGLSKRDAKELVELFFEEVRRALENGEQVKLSGFGNFDLRDKNQRPGRNPKTGEDIPITARRVVTFRPGQKLKSRVENATPKETD